One part of the Mya arenaria isolate MELC-2E11 chromosome 3, ASM2691426v1 genome encodes these proteins:
- the LOC128225818 gene encoding receptor-type tyrosine-protein phosphatase alpha-like, protein MKNNRKHLYDEFATLPTGLVHKHEVASQERYKGKNRYKEMYAYDHSRVPLQKAKPDDPDYINACFINGYEKVNKFIASQGPMKNMIDEFWQMVWQQKSDKIVMLTNLIEMASVFCIQYWPEKGESCSYGGIDISYINTKEFNDYNIRTWEAPESKPRRIRQFHFKAWPDMDVPDSAWCLVNFWTAVDTNNSAYGSPIVVHCSAGVGRTGTFIALDNLIHQAKAEKSIRPLQMVQTLRRQRVNMVQTKEQYVYLHEAVAEALLIGTHHVYSKQFDSFYKHMVTKEPGSPRTRVEEQFDLIKNGIKEETVQESGHEYGNMESLHSEIDAYRPKLKNRGSNIGQRLGTIFLPNYANTNTFLMGMSPTENTLEEFWSLIEEQHITTVIMLTAQSNVAYKTCQYLGSSDGRQIGKFKVNCIHEKQNKSFQEKCFSFKDVNHEDEDYLMSIRQFEFLAWRDGEDTPMAVQPMLDILEAVNRWQPQLDVTRPILIYCGSGYRRSGVVAVLLNEVHRVQDNKGQINIVDSVKTMKQRNKDIVQNPAQLRYIYDVMQEYVKQMDVYQNL, encoded by the exons ATGAAGAATAATAGAAAACATCTTTATGACGAGTTTGCG ACACTACCGACTGGCCTTGTCCATAAACATGAAGTCGCATCTCAGGAAAGGTACAAGGGCAAAAACCGATACAAGGAAATGTATGCAT ACGACCATTCACGTGTACCACTTCAAAAGGCAAAACCAGACGATCCAGATTATATCAATGCTTGTTTCATCAAT GGTTATGAGAAAGTAAATAAATTCATCGCATCACAAG GTCCTATGAAGAACATGATTGATGAATTTTGGCAGATGGTTTGGCAACAAAAGTCTGACAAAATTGTGATGTTGACAAATCTCATAGAAATGGCTTCGGTATTT TGCATACAATACTGGCCAGAGAAAGGTGAAAGTTGTTCATACGGTGGCATTGACATATCATACATCAATACGAAAGAATTCAACGACTACAATATACGCACATGGGAAGCC CCTGAAAGTAAACCACGACGAATACGCCAATTCCATTTCAAAGCATGGCCTGACATGGACGTTCCAGACAGTGCTTGGTGTCTTGTCAACTTCTGGACAGCTGTTGACACTAACAATTCAGCGTATGGATCACCAATTGTAGTGCACTGCAG TGCTGGAGTCGGTCGGACGGGAACATTTATCGCCCTTGACAACCTGATACACCAGGCAAAAGCAGAGAAGTCTATTCGCCCTCTACAAATGGTACAGACACTGCGCAGGCAGAGGGTGAACATGGTTCAGACAAag GAACAATATGTGTACCTTCACGAGGCTGTAGCAGAGGCTTTACTGATCGGCACACATCACGTCTACTCCAAGCAGTTTGATAGTTTCTACAAGCACATGGTCACAAAAGAACCCGGGTCGCCAAGGACGAGAGTTGAAGAACAGTTCGAC CTGATTAAAAATGGAATCAAAGAAGAGACGGTACAGGAAAGTGGTCATGAATATGGAAACATGGAATCCCTGCACTCTGAAA TAGATGCCTATCGCCCTAAACTGAAAAACAGAGGATCTAACATTGGCCAACGACTTGGAACTATTTTCTTACCG AACTACGCGAATACAAACACGTTCCTGATGGGCATGTCGCCGACAGAAAATACGCTGGAAGAATTTTGGTCCTTGATTGAGGAACAACACATCACCACCGTAATTATGCTGACGGCGCAGTCAAATGTCGCATACAAG aCTTGTCAATACCTTGGAAGCAGTGACGGAAGACAAATCGGCAAGTTTAAAGTCAACTGTATCcatgaaaaacagaataaatCTTTCCAAGAGAAGTGCTTTTCATTCAAGGACGTTAACCATGAG GATGAGGATTATCTAATGTCAATCCGCCAGTTTGAGTTTTTGGCCTGGCGGGATGGCGAGGACACGCCCATGGCGGTCCAACCCATGTTGGACATTTTGGAGGCAGTCAACAGGTGGCAGCCTCAGCTCGACGTGACTAGACCAATCCTCATATATTGCGG ATCAGGATATCGTCGCAGTGGGGTTGTAGCTGTACTTCTGAATGAAGTTCATCGGGTTCAAGACAACAAGGGCCAGATAAACATCGTCGACAGCGTGAAGACCATGAAACAACGCAATAAAGATATTGTGCAGAACCCG GCACAACTTCGATACATCTACGACGTCATGCAAGAATATGTCAAACAGATGGATGTTTATCAAAATTTGTAG
- the LOC128225819 gene encoding multiple epidermal growth factor-like domains protein 10, whose amino-acid sequence MTLLSAGSCGHQLFGQNCSSSCHCFNDTDCDKSNGICPARGVCEDGWKTDQCDEECGNQRFGKNCSEACHCDECHHINGSCSLFSKQCYPGFQGDSCSEELKQTKSPVGGIVGGIMAFLVAAGAVAGGVFFIIRRRKLNKDNPAKDFSNKLPARSNRGKPDALEMRNNASNNPMYSNNG is encoded by the exons atgacacttctATCTGCGGggt CATGTGGTCACCAACTGTTTGGACAAAACTGTAGTTCTTCTTGCCATTGCTTTAATGATACCGACTGCGACAAATCTAATGGTATATGTCCTGCACGTGGTGTTTGTGAGGATGGCTGGAAAACTGACCAATGTGATGAAG AATGCGGAAATCAAAGATTTGGGAAGAACTGTTCGGAAGCGTGCCATTGTGACGAGTGTCATCACATCAACGGGTCCTGTTCTTTATTCTCAAAACAATGTTATCCGGGATTCCAAGGGGATTCCTGCAGTGAag aacttaaacaaacaaaatcaccAGTCGGAGGTATTGTGGGAGGTATCATGGCATTCTTAGTTGCTGCAGGAGCAGTTGCTGGCGGGGTTTTCTTTATTATAAGAAGAAG AAAGCTAAACAAGGATAATCCTGCCAAAGACTTCTCTAATAAACTACCGGCAAGATCAAATCGGGGAAAACCTGATGCACTTGAAATGAGGAATAATGCTTCCAACAATCCTATGTATTCTAACAACGGTTAG